A window of the Vigna angularis cultivar LongXiaoDou No.4 chromosome 3, ASM1680809v1, whole genome shotgun sequence genome harbors these coding sequences:
- the LOC108325462 gene encoding LOW QUALITY PROTEIN: putative vesicle-associated membrane protein 726 (The sequence of the model RefSeq protein was modified relative to this genomic sequence to represent the inferred CDS: deleted 1 base in 1 codon): MGQQSLIYSFVARGTMILAEYTEFSGNFTTIASQCLQKLPSTNNRFTYNCDGHTFNYLVESGFTYCVVAVESAGRQLPIAFLERVKEEFSKKYGAGKAATASAKSLNREFGPKLKQQMQYCVDHPEEINKLAKVKAQVSEVKGVMMENIEKVLDRGEKIEMLVDKTDSLRSQAQDFRTQGTKVKRRCGFKI, translated from the exons ATGGGGCAACAATCTTTGATCTACAGCTTTGTGGCTCGAGGCACCATGATTCTTGCTGAGTACACTGAATTTTCTGGGAACTTCACCACCATTGCCTCTCAATGCCTGCAGAAGCTTCCTTCTACAAACAACAGATTCACCTACAATTGTGATGGCCACACTTTCAATTATCTTGTTGAAAGTGGATTCA CCTACTGTGTGGTGGCTGTTGAATCTGCTGGTAGACAGCTTCCTATTGCTTTTCTGGAACGTGTGAAGGAAGAATTCAGCAAAAAATATGGTGCAGGAAAAGCTGCAACTGCTTCTGCTAAGAGCCTAAACAGAGAATTTGG GCCAAAACTGAAACAGCAAATGCAATACTGTGTTGATCATCCTGAAGAGATCAACAAACTTGCCAAAGTGAAGGCTCAAGTTTCTGAAGTGAAGGGTGTAATGATGGAAAACATCGAGAAG GTGCTTGATCGAGGAGAAAAGATTGAGATGTTGGTGGATAAGACTGACAGTCTTCGCTCACAG GCACAAGACTTTAGAACACAGGGCACAAAGGTTAAAAGG AGATGTGGGTTcaaaatatga